One window of Bacillus sp. THAF10 genomic DNA carries:
- a CDS encoding replication-associated recombination protein A, which yields MRPRTIEEMVGQEHLVADGKIIQRMVKARHLSSMILYGPPGIGKTSIATAIAGSTEFAFRTLNAVVHNKKDMEIVAEEAKMSGKVILILDEVHRLDKAKQDFLLPHLENGRIVLIGATTSNPYHAINPAIRSRCQIFELHPLSVEEIKGVLKQALLDKERGLGSYDVTLEASAMEHFANGCGGDVRSALNALELAVLSTTPSQDGKVEINLATAEECLQKKSFYHDKDGDGHYDVLSAFQKSIRGSDVDAALHYLGRLIEAGDLVSIGRRLLVIAYEDISLANPQAGARTLAAIESAERLGFPEARIPLANAVIELCLSPKSNSAYKALDLALADIRKGLVGEVPQHLKDAHYKGAASLGRGVEYLYPHDYPSGWVSQQYLPDKLKNKSYYQPKETSKFEATLAKIYEKTKKK from the coding sequence ATGAGACCTAGAACAATAGAAGAAATGGTTGGCCAGGAGCATCTAGTCGCTGATGGGAAAATCATTCAGCGAATGGTCAAAGCTAGGCACCTTTCCTCTATGATTTTGTATGGACCTCCTGGAATCGGAAAAACCTCCATTGCTACAGCGATTGCCGGGAGCACCGAATTTGCCTTTCGAACGCTGAATGCTGTGGTTCATAATAAAAAAGATATGGAAATAGTTGCAGAAGAAGCAAAAATGTCAGGTAAAGTTATTTTAATTCTGGATGAGGTGCATCGTCTTGATAAGGCAAAGCAGGACTTTCTACTTCCCCATTTGGAAAACGGGAGGATTGTATTAATCGGAGCAACTACGAGTAATCCTTACCACGCCATTAATCCTGCCATCCGCAGCAGATGTCAAATCTTTGAACTGCATCCTCTTTCGGTGGAGGAAATAAAAGGAGTGCTAAAGCAAGCGCTTCTTGACAAGGAGCGTGGACTTGGAAGCTATGATGTGACGCTTGAAGCTTCCGCAATGGAGCATTTTGCAAATGGTTGTGGTGGAGATGTCCGTTCTGCCTTAAACGCATTGGAACTTGCTGTCCTTTCCACCACACCTAGCCAAGATGGCAAAGTGGAAATAAATTTGGCAACTGCTGAAGAATGCCTACAAAAGAAAAGCTTTTATCATGACAAGGATGGAGATGGCCATTATGATGTGCTCTCCGCCTTTCAAAAATCCATTCGCGGCAGTGATGTAGATGCTGCTCTTCACTACTTAGGAAGATTAATAGAAGCTGGCGATCTTGTGAGCATTGGAAGAAGGTTACTCGTCATTGCCTATGAAGATATCAGCCTTGCTAATCCCCAGGCTGGTGCACGAACATTAGCTGCGATCGAATCAGCAGAGCGCCTTGGTTTTCCAGAAGCAAGAATACCACTTGCCAATGCTGTCATTGAACTGTGTCTTTCTCCAAAATCAAACTCTGCATACAAGGCATTAGATCTGGCGTTAGCTGATATTCGCAAGGGATTGGTAGGAGAAGTTCCCCAACACCTTAAAGATGCTCATTACAAAGGAGCAGCATCGCTTGGGCGAGGAGTAGAATATCTTTATCCTCACGATTATCCGAGCGGCTGGGTTTCACAGCAATATTTACCTGATAAGCTAAAGAATAAGTCTTATTATCAACCAAAAGAAACCAGTAAGTTTGAAGCTACTCTTGCTAAAATCTATGAAAAAACAAAGAAGAAATGA
- a CDS encoding RNA polymerase subunit sigma-70 yields MKFSDKHNRAYGSRDVFGVSFHDFIEKEKDSTYVELASEFGITVRDVKSLKKQLNRIQ; encoded by the coding sequence ATGAAATTTAGTGACAAACATAATCGGGCTTATGGAAGCAGAGATGTATTTGGGGTAAGCTTTCATGATTTTATTGAAAAAGAAAAGGACAGCACTTACGTGGAACTTGCTTCTGAATTTGGAATTACTGTGCGAGATGTCAAGTCTCTAAAAAAACAATTAAATCGAATTCAATAA
- a CDS encoding YitT family protein produces the protein MQGERRQETGVFFAKWAIYFVGLLIMAFGIVLMIRADFGSAPWDVFHIGLFYQFGLTIGTWSIIVGFFILAISTLLAKKLPQLGAFLNMLMVGVFIDLYLMIPILKTPVSTAGKMGMLCAGILIIGVGIGVYISSRCGAGPRDSLMIVLTEKTGWKVQHIRLGMEIVVLCLGWLLGGPVFVGTILFSISIGTIVGWTLPACQRFTDSLMEKIKHKQRNKVSVHI, from the coding sequence ATGCAAGGTGAGCGGAGACAGGAAACAGGCGTTTTTTTCGCTAAATGGGCGATTTATTTTGTTGGTTTGCTAATAATGGCTTTTGGAATTGTACTAATGATAAGGGCTGATTTTGGCAGTGCCCCATGGGATGTTTTTCATATCGGACTCTTTTACCAGTTTGGTCTGACGATTGGTACATGGTCTATTATCGTAGGCTTTTTTATTTTGGCAATTTCGACCTTGCTTGCAAAAAAACTACCCCAGCTTGGAGCATTTTTAAACATGCTGATGGTAGGAGTGTTTATTGATCTTTACCTAATGATACCAATATTAAAAACCCCGGTGAGCACAGCAGGTAAAATGGGAATGTTATGTGCAGGTATTCTTATCATCGGAGTTGGTATTGGGGTTTATATTTCGTCCCGATGTGGAGCAGGTCCACGAGACAGTCTGATGATTGTTTTAACAGAGAAAACAGGCTGGAAGGTGCAACATATTAGATTAGGAATGGAAATCGTAGTATTATGTTTAGGGTGGCTTTTAGGGGGACCGGTATTTGTCGGAACTATCCTTTTTAGTATCTCCATCGGTACGATTGTTGGCTGGACACTTCCTGCTTGCCAGCGTTTTACAGACAGTTTAATGGAAAAAATTAAGCACAAACAACGTAACAAAGTGAGTGTTCATATATAA
- a CDS encoding tetratricopeptide repeat protein, whose product MKDHNANGIQYLQEGKYEEALASFSKEIEENPDNAVAYVNFGNVLSAVGELDKAIQFFIRALEKDETIGTAHYGLGNVYFQLEKWEEAKHHFEQAMKKGVNDSDTFFMLGMTLLQFEQPKLALPYFQRAVELKPEDAEARFQYGLCLASQGLIKEAIVEFEQVVEADELHADAYYNLGVAYAYQENREKALENLDKALEVQDDHMLAAHAKKILTEN is encoded by the coding sequence ATGAAAGACCATAACGCAAATGGAATTCAATACCTTCAAGAAGGCAAGTACGAAGAAGCACTTGCCAGCTTTTCAAAAGAAATAGAAGAAAACCCTGACAATGCGGTCGCATACGTGAACTTTGGGAACGTTTTAAGCGCGGTTGGCGAGCTCGATAAAGCAATCCAATTTTTTATACGTGCACTAGAGAAAGATGAAACGATCGGTACTGCTCATTATGGCCTTGGAAATGTTTACTTTCAGCTTGAAAAGTGGGAGGAAGCAAAGCATCACTTTGAGCAAGCGATGAAAAAAGGCGTAAATGACAGTGATACTTTCTTTATGCTTGGTATGACATTATTGCAATTTGAACAACCAAAACTTGCCTTGCCTTATTTTCAGCGGGCGGTAGAATTAAAGCCAGAAGATGCAGAAGCAAGATTTCAATATGGTCTATGCTTAGCAAGTCAAGGCTTGATAAAAGAAGCAATAGTGGAATTTGAGCAGGTGGTAGAGGCAGATGAGTTACATGCAGATGCCTACTACAACCTTGGTGTGGCATATGCCTATCAGGAAAACAGAGAAAAAGCATTAGAGAATTTAGACAAAGCATTAGAGGTGCAAGATGATCACATGCTTGCTGCTCATGCAAAAAAAATACTAACAGAAAACTAA
- the mnmA gene encoding tRNA 2-thiouridine(34) synthase MnmA, giving the protein MTKAPKDTRVVIGMSGGVDSSVAALLLKEQGYDVIGIFMKNWDDTDEFGVCTATEDYNDVIRVCNQIGIPYYAVNFEKQYWDKVFQYFLDEYKAGRTPNPDVMCNKEIKFKAFLEHAMDLGADYLATGHYAQVEYRDGEYKMLRGLDQNKDQTYFLNQLTQEQLSKVMFPIGNIEKSEVREIAKRAELATATKKDSTGICFIGERNFKEFLSGYLPAQPGNMVTLDGEVMGKHDGLMYYTIGQRHGLGIGGSGDPWFVIGKDLEKNVLYVGQSFHNDLLYSDSIIATDISWVSDTPPADGTSCTAKFRYRQQDNHVTIYHLEDNKVKVVFAEPIRAVTPGQAVVFYDGDECLGGGTIDHVFKNDEKLWYVG; this is encoded by the coding sequence ATGACAAAAGCACCAAAGGATACCCGTGTAGTAATAGGAATGTCAGGTGGAGTGGATTCATCGGTTGCCGCACTTTTATTAAAAGAACAAGGCTACGATGTAATCGGCATCTTCATGAAGAACTGGGACGACACTGATGAGTTCGGTGTTTGTACAGCAACAGAAGATTACAATGATGTAATCCGCGTTTGTAACCAAATCGGAATCCCTTATTACGCGGTCAATTTTGAAAAGCAATATTGGGACAAAGTGTTTCAATACTTTTTAGATGAATATAAAGCAGGTCGCACACCTAATCCAGATGTGATGTGTAACAAAGAAATTAAATTTAAAGCTTTTCTTGAGCATGCAATGGATTTAGGGGCTGATTACCTGGCAACAGGGCATTACGCACAAGTGGAATATCGTGATGGCGAATATAAAATGCTGCGCGGACTTGACCAAAATAAAGACCAAACCTACTTTTTAAATCAACTAACACAAGAACAACTATCCAAAGTGATGTTTCCAATTGGCAATATCGAAAAATCTGAGGTTCGTGAGATTGCTAAACGAGCAGAACTTGCAACGGCAACCAAAAAAGACAGCACAGGAATCTGTTTTATTGGGGAGCGCAATTTCAAAGAGTTTCTCAGCGGATACCTACCAGCTCAGCCTGGAAATATGGTGACACTCGATGGAGAAGTAATGGGAAAACACGATGGTCTTATGTACTATACCATTGGGCAACGCCATGGCCTTGGCATAGGTGGCAGTGGTGATCCTTGGTTTGTCATCGGCAAAGACCTTGAAAAAAACGTCCTTTACGTCGGTCAAAGCTTCCACAACGACTTGTTATATTCTGATTCCATTATCGCAACCGATATCAGTTGGGTATCAGACACACCACCTGCTGACGGAACAAGCTGCACAGCCAAATTCCGATACCGACAACAGGATAATCATGTTACCATCTATCACCTAGAAGACAATAAAGTAAAAGTTGTATTTGCAGAACCAATTCGTGCTGTGACACCTGGCCAAGCGGTCGTCTTTTACGATGGAGATGAGTGTCTTGGTGGCGGAACGATTGATCATGTTTTTAAAAACGATGAAAAGCTTTGGTATGTTGGTTAA
- a CDS encoding RsfA family transcriptional regulator: MKVRQDAWSHEDDLLLAETVLRYIRDGGTQLAAFEEVGDALNRTSAACGFRWNAEVRKKYDPAVAIAKKQRKEKKRALEKMAKQEQLVQKKQEKKKPVEVEWLPAPTVSQTPSSSLPFDMDMEDEEYIPLPVRKAQTDAAISLDDCIQFLQSLQQNQQTDFRQNLENERLQRENELLKKKNQALVKQLQELESQQTTINEDYEMLVQIMDRAKRLTGNVQGEVM, from the coding sequence ATGAAGGTAAGACAGGATGCTTGGTCACATGAAGATGATCTTTTGCTGGCAGAAACCGTATTACGATACATAAGAGATGGTGGTACACAGCTTGCAGCCTTTGAAGAAGTTGGGGATGCTCTTAACCGAACATCTGCTGCATGTGGATTCAGATGGAATGCCGAGGTACGAAAAAAATACGACCCTGCCGTTGCAATTGCGAAAAAACAGCGTAAGGAAAAGAAACGAGCACTTGAGAAAATGGCCAAACAAGAGCAGCTAGTACAGAAAAAGCAGGAGAAAAAGAAGCCTGTCGAGGTAGAGTGGCTCCCAGCACCAACAGTGTCACAAACTCCATCCTCTTCCCTTCCATTTGACATGGATATGGAGGATGAAGAATATATACCGCTTCCTGTTCGGAAAGCCCAAACAGATGCTGCTATTTCATTAGATGACTGCATCCAGTTTTTACAAAGCTTACAACAAAATCAACAAACCGATTTCAGGCAAAATTTAGAAAATGAGCGACTTCAGCGAGAAAATGAACTATTGAAAAAGAAAAATCAAGCTCTTGTAAAACAATTACAAGAACTAGAATCACAACAAACGACCATTAACGAAGACTATGAGATGCTTGTTCAAATTATGGACCGTGCAAAAAGATTAACTGGAAATGTACAAGGTGAAGTAATGTAA
- the hisS gene encoding histidine--tRNA ligase, giving the protein MAIQIPRGTQDILPGTIEKWQYIEAKAKEICERYNYKEIRTPMFESTELFQRGVGDTTDVVQKEMYTFEDRGGRSLTLRPEGTASVARSYVNNKMFGSPNQPTKLYYIGQMFRYERPQAGRFRQFVQFGIEALGSNDPSIDAEVIALAVELYQSLGLKNLKVVINSLGDKESRQAHREALINHFQPRIEEFCGDCQARLEKNPLRILDCKKDRNHELMASAPSILEYLNDESKAYFDKVVAYLEALDIHYEIDPNLVRGLDYYYHTAFEIMSTSEGFGAITTLCGGGRYNGLVQEIGGPETPGIGFALSIERLISAMEAENVAFPTEDAIDCYVVALGDRAKDTAVKLLHDLRKAGVVAEKDYQDKKLKAQFKAADRLQAKYTIVFGEDELDKGVVSIKEMETGEQQEVSFQEAVHYIVKKKSRERS; this is encoded by the coding sequence ATGGCGATTCAAATACCACGCGGTACGCAGGATATTTTACCTGGAACAATAGAAAAATGGCAATACATTGAAGCAAAAGCAAAAGAAATCTGTGAACGCTACAACTACAAAGAAATCAGAACGCCTATGTTTGAAAGCACAGAACTATTCCAAAGAGGAGTAGGAGATACCACTGACGTAGTGCAAAAGGAGATGTACACATTTGAAGACCGAGGAGGAAGAAGTCTCACACTTCGTCCAGAAGGAACAGCTTCTGTTGCAAGGTCGTATGTGAACAACAAAATGTTCGGATCTCCAAATCAACCAACTAAGCTTTACTATATTGGTCAAATGTTTCGTTATGAACGCCCACAGGCAGGACGCTTCCGCCAATTCGTACAGTTCGGTATTGAAGCGCTTGGTAGCAATGATCCTTCCATTGATGCAGAAGTTATTGCCCTAGCCGTAGAACTTTACCAGAGCCTTGGATTAAAAAATCTAAAGGTTGTGATCAACAGCCTTGGTGATAAGGAAAGCAGACAGGCACATAGAGAGGCTTTAATTAACCACTTTCAACCAAGAATCGAAGAGTTCTGTGGGGACTGCCAAGCTAGACTTGAGAAAAACCCATTGCGAATTCTTGATTGTAAAAAGGATCGTAATCACGAATTGATGGCGTCTGCACCATCTATCCTAGAATATTTGAATGACGAGTCCAAAGCTTATTTTGATAAAGTAGTAGCTTACTTAGAGGCACTAGATATTCATTATGAAATTGACCCTAATCTTGTGCGCGGATTGGATTATTACTACCACACAGCGTTTGAGATAATGAGTACCTCTGAAGGCTTTGGTGCCATCACGACACTATGTGGAGGCGGACGTTATAACGGATTGGTTCAGGAAATCGGTGGACCAGAAACACCTGGTATTGGCTTTGCCCTAAGCATTGAAAGGTTAATCTCAGCAATGGAAGCGGAAAATGTGGCATTTCCAACAGAGGATGCTATTGACTGTTATGTTGTAGCCCTAGGAGACAGAGCAAAGGATACGGCAGTTAAATTATTGCATGACCTACGTAAAGCTGGTGTTGTGGCTGAAAAAGACTATCAGGATAAAAAACTCAAAGCTCAATTTAAAGCAGCTGACCGACTCCAAGCAAAATACACCATCGTATTTGGTGAGGATGAATTGGATAAAGGTGTTGTATCCATAAAAGAAATGGAAACAGGTGAACAGCAGGAAGTTTCTTTTCAAGAAGCAGTTCACTACATCGTAAAAAAGAAAAGTAGGGAGAGATCATGA
- the aspS gene encoding aspartate--tRNA ligase, whose protein sequence is MMTQGRTYFCGEVPQSSIGETIELKGWVQKRRDLGGLIFLDLRDRTGLVQIVFNPDVSSEALQTAESVRNEYVLYIKGTVVARDEATVNPNLKTGAVEVQAEAIEVLNAAKTPPFVLDNKTEVNEDIRLKYRYLDLRRPMMFDTLKMRHEVTRSIREFLNNQQFMEVETPILTKSTPEGARDYLVPSRVHPGEFYALPQSPQIFKQLLMVSGVERYYQIARCFRDEDLRADRQPEFTQVDIETSFLSQEEIIGMMEEMMRMVMKETKGVEVPEAFPRITYQDAMNRYGSDKPDTRFDMELVDLSEQVTNCGFKVFSAAVANGGQVKAINVKGAAANYSRKDIDALTEYVAVYGAKGLAWLKMEEEGLKGPIAKFFNEEEQQGFIQALEAEASDLILFVADKKSVVADALGALRLKLGKELGLIDESKFNFLWVTDWPLLEYDEDAGRYFAAHHPFTMPVREDLPLLTSNPGEVRAQAYDLVLNGYELGGGSLRIYERDIQEKMFEVLGFSKEEAQEQFGFLLEAFEYGTPPHGGIALGLDRLVMLLAGRTNLRDTIAFPKTASASCILTEAPSPVAGGQLDELHLSLSVKKE, encoded by the coding sequence ATGATGACTCAAGGAAGAACATACTTCTGTGGCGAAGTCCCACAATCATCTATTGGAGAGACCATTGAATTAAAAGGGTGGGTGCAAAAACGTCGTGATCTTGGCGGACTGATTTTCTTGGACCTGCGTGACCGTACAGGGCTTGTTCAAATCGTTTTTAACCCTGATGTATCGAGTGAAGCATTGCAAACCGCGGAAAGTGTTCGTAACGAATACGTTCTGTATATAAAAGGAACAGTTGTTGCTCGTGATGAAGCAACAGTAAATCCTAATCTGAAAACAGGTGCTGTAGAAGTTCAAGCAGAAGCGATTGAAGTACTAAACGCAGCGAAAACACCGCCATTTGTTTTAGATAACAAAACAGAAGTTAATGAGGACATTCGATTAAAATATCGTTATCTGGACCTCAGACGCCCTATGATGTTTGACACGCTTAAAATGCGTCATGAGGTGACTCGTTCCATTCGTGAGTTTCTAAACAATCAGCAGTTTATGGAAGTGGAAACACCAATCTTAACGAAAAGTACGCCAGAGGGAGCTCGTGATTATCTTGTACCTAGCCGCGTACATCCGGGTGAATTTTATGCCCTGCCACAATCACCGCAAATTTTCAAACAGCTATTAATGGTCTCTGGCGTAGAGCGTTATTACCAGATTGCTCGATGCTTCCGTGATGAAGACTTACGTGCGGACAGACAGCCTGAATTTACACAGGTCGATATTGAAACATCCTTTCTTTCCCAAGAAGAAATTATTGGTATGATGGAAGAAATGATGAGAATGGTGATGAAAGAAACAAAGGGAGTGGAGGTACCTGAAGCATTCCCACGCATTACGTATCAAGATGCCATGAACCGATATGGGTCAGACAAACCGGATACCCGCTTTGACATGGAGCTTGTGGACTTATCAGAACAGGTAACAAACTGCGGATTTAAAGTGTTCAGTGCAGCCGTTGCAAACGGCGGCCAAGTAAAAGCAATCAATGTTAAAGGTGCAGCAGCGAACTACTCCCGTAAAGACATTGATGCTTTAACAGAATATGTAGCTGTTTATGGTGCAAAAGGATTAGCGTGGTTGAAGATGGAAGAAGAAGGGCTGAAAGGGCCAATCGCTAAATTCTTTAATGAAGAAGAACAGCAAGGATTTATCCAAGCATTAGAGGCTGAAGCTTCCGACTTAATCTTGTTTGTTGCTGACAAGAAATCTGTCGTGGCTGATGCACTTGGAGCACTTCGCTTAAAGCTTGGAAAAGAGCTTGGACTTATAGATGAAAGCAAGTTCAACTTCCTGTGGGTGACAGACTGGCCACTCCTTGAATACGATGAAGACGCAGGGCGCTACTTTGCCGCGCATCATCCGTTCACCATGCCAGTTCGCGAAGATTTGCCATTACTTACGTCCAACCCAGGTGAAGTAAGGGCTCAAGCCTATGATTTAGTACTAAACGGGTATGAACTTGGTGGTGGATCTCTACGTATATACGAACGTGACATTCAAGAGAAAATGTTTGAAGTGCTTGGTTTCAGTAAGGAAGAAGCACAAGAACAATTTGGTTTCTTATTAGAAGCATTCGAATACGGAACACCTCCACATGGTGGAATTGCCCTTGGACTTGATCGATTAGTGATGTTACTAGCTGGCAGAACGAATCTTCGTGACACCATTGCTTTCCCGAAAACGGCTAGTGCGAGCTGTATCTTAACAGAGGCTCCAAGCCCTGTTGCAGGTGGGCAATTAGACGAGTTACATTTGTCGCTATCTGTCAAAAAAGAGTAG
- a CDS encoding ThiF family adenylyltransferase, whose protein sequence is MLHQFSRNELAIGKEGLDTLKNSTVAVLGIGGVGSFSAEALARSGVGRLILVDKDDVDITNVNRQLHALLSTVGKPKADLMKARIQDINPECEVISLKMFYTEETYEEFFSYQPDYVIDASDTISYKIHLMKECLKRKIPIVSSMGAANKMDPTRFKVADISKTHTDPIAKVIRTRLRKEGIHRGIKVVFSDESPIIIREDVRKTVGKENAPIRKAQMPPSSNAFVPSVAGLILGGYVINDLLKDIKIQRVGGQQ, encoded by the coding sequence ATGCTACACCAATTTTCAAGAAATGAATTGGCGATAGGTAAAGAAGGCCTAGATACGTTGAAAAATAGCACAGTCGCTGTATTAGGGATAGGAGGAGTTGGCTCCTTTTCCGCTGAGGCATTAGCTCGTTCTGGAGTTGGCCGCTTAATTCTTGTGGATAAAGATGATGTGGATATTACCAATGTGAACAGACAGTTGCATGCCCTACTTTCTACAGTGGGCAAACCAAAAGCAGATTTAATGAAAGCTAGAATTCAAGACATTAACCCAGAATGTGAAGTTATCTCCTTGAAAATGTTTTATACAGAAGAAACCTATGAGGAATTCTTCAGCTACCAACCGGATTATGTCATTGATGCATCTGATACGATTTCTTATAAAATTCATCTTATGAAGGAATGCCTTAAACGTAAAATTCCGATTGTTTCCAGCATGGGAGCGGCAAACAAAATGGATCCAACGCGCTTTAAGGTTGCAGATATTTCTAAAACACATACGGATCCAATTGCAAAAGTGATTCGTACTCGCCTTCGTAAGGAAGGTATTCACCGTGGCATTAAAGTCGTTTTCTCTGATGAGAGTCCAATCATTATCCGTGAAGATGTACGAAAAACGGTAGGAAAAGAAAATGCGCCAATACGTAAAGCACAAATGCCTCCTTCCTCAAACGCTTTTGTTCCGTCTGTGGCAGGGTTAATTCTTGGTGGATATGTTATAAACGACCTTTTGAAGGACATCAAAATACAGCGTGTCGGTGGACAGCAATAA
- a CDS encoding Rrf2 family transcriptional regulator — translation MKISTKGRYGLTIMIELAKNVGEGPLSLKTIAQTHDLSEHYLEQLIAPLRNAGLVKSIRGAYGGYILADEPAKITAGDIIRVLEGPISPVEVIEDEEPAKRELWIRIRDAVKDVLDNTTLDDLANFSGGDQEAYMFYI, via the coding sequence ATGAAAATTTCAACAAAAGGGCGATACGGTTTAACGATAATGATTGAGCTTGCAAAAAATGTCGGTGAAGGTCCGCTTTCTTTAAAGACGATAGCCCAAACCCATGATTTATCCGAGCATTACTTAGAGCAGCTAATTGCCCCTTTGCGAAATGCGGGATTAGTAAAAAGTATAAGAGGGGCTTATGGCGGATATATTTTAGCCGATGAGCCGGCAAAGATAACTGCTGGTGACATCATTCGTGTACTGGAAGGACCTATTAGTCCTGTTGAAGTAATCGAAGACGAAGAACCAGCGAAACGTGAATTATGGATTAGAATTAGGGATGCAGTAAAAGATGTATTAGACAATACCACTCTAGATGACCTTGCAAATTTCAGCGGGGGCGACCAAGAAGCATATATGTTTTATATATAG
- a CDS encoding cysteine desulfurase family protein, translating to MKQVYLDHAATSPMHQAVIDSMLPVMREGFGNPSSIHGYGRKTRHLVDEARFVAAKSIGAKETEIVFTSGGTEADNLAILGVARANRARGNHIITTQIEHHAVLHTCEQLEREGFEVTYLPVNEEGLVNLKDLEAALRDDTILVTIMYGNNEVGIIQPIKEIGQMLKEHRAYFHTDAVQAFGLLPINVDECSIDFLSVSAHKISGPKGVGFLYARSGTNFSPLSFGGEQERKRRAGTENVAAIVGLKTSIELSMEEAKEKASLYTGFKKTMQQIWQEEGVHFEVNAGEGETLPHVMNVYFPGTNVETLLVNLDLAGIAVSSGSACTAGSIDPSHVLVAMFGKESDRIASSIRFSFGLGNSEEDIIYAANTVAKVVQRLAKK from the coding sequence ATGAAACAAGTGTATTTAGATCATGCGGCGACCTCACCTATGCACCAAGCAGTGATTGATAGCATGCTACCAGTAATGAGAGAAGGGTTTGGTAATCCTTCCAGTATTCATGGATACGGAAGAAAAACTAGACATCTTGTTGATGAAGCAAGGTTTGTGGCGGCCAAAAGCATCGGAGCCAAAGAAACAGAAATCGTGTTCACAAGCGGTGGTACCGAAGCGGACAACCTTGCCATCCTAGGTGTAGCACGTGCAAACCGAGCGCGTGGAAATCATATTATTACTACGCAAATTGAGCATCATGCCGTCCTTCATACCTGTGAACAGCTGGAACGGGAAGGGTTTGAAGTGACTTATCTGCCAGTAAATGAAGAAGGTCTTGTCAATTTAAAAGACCTCGAGGCTGCTCTTCGTGACGATACTATTTTAGTAACGATCATGTATGGCAATAATGAGGTAGGGATCATTCAGCCAATCAAAGAAATTGGACAAATGTTAAAAGAGCATCGTGCCTACTTCCATACAGATGCGGTGCAGGCTTTCGGGCTGTTACCGATAAATGTGGACGAGTGTAGCATTGATTTTCTTTCAGTGTCTGCTCATAAAATTAGCGGTCCAAAGGGTGTTGGATTCTTGTATGCTCGCTCAGGTACGAATTTCTCTCCCTTGTCCTTTGGAGGAGAGCAGGAAAGAAAGCGACGAGCAGGAACGGAAAATGTCGCTGCTATTGTGGGGCTAAAAACCTCGATTGAACTTTCCATGGAAGAAGCAAAGGAGAAAGCATCGCTTTATACAGGCTTTAAAAAGACCATGCAGCAAATTTGGCAAGAGGAGGGTGTTCACTTTGAAGTGAATGCAGGAGAGGGCGAGACCTTGCCACATGTGATGAATGTTTATTTTCCTGGCACAAATGTAGAAACCTTACTGGTAAACCTTGACCTTGCTGGTATTGCAGTCTCCAGCGGCTCCGCATGCACAGCAGGATCCATTGACCCGTCACATGTTCTTGTGGCCATGTTTGGAAAGGAATCAGACCGGATTGCCTCCTCCATTCGCTTTAGCTTCGGCCTTGGCAACTCCGAGGAAGACATAATATACGCAGCGAACACCGTTGCAAAAGTAGTTCAACGATTAGCAAAAAAATAA